Below is a genomic region from Ancylomarina subtilis.
CAATTCTTATTTATACCATGATTTAGAATTTAGTTTATCAAGGGATGAAATTGTAAAACTATTGATGACCGATAAGCTATACCAAAATACTTCCTTATTCATAAGAGAACTCCTTCAAAATTCTCTAGATGCATTGAGATTAAGAAAATCAATTCATAAAGCAGATGGGTTTGAATGGAATGCGGGAAGAATATTTTTCAAACATTTTATTGATGATAATGGTCAACAAGTGATTGAATGTATAGACAATGGAATCGGCATGGATGAAGATATTGTTTCGAAATTTTTTGGCAAAGTCGGAAGGAGTTTTTATCGTTCTCCTGAATTTGAAAGACAAAGAGCTTTTTTAAAAGAAAAAGGGGTGGATTTTGAGCCTTGTTCTCAATTTGGAATTGGATTTATGTCATGCTTCATGGTTGGCGATAGAATACAGTTACTGACTAGAAAAGATTACGGACAGGGAAAAGAAAATGGAAAACCACTAATTGTTGAAATCAATGGTCTAGGCGGTTTAATTCTTATAAAAGAGGGTGAAAGCACACAACCAATCGGAACAACGGTAAGGATTTTTAGTAGGAACAAGCCATTGTTTTTTGATGATTGGTCTGATAATATTAGGCTGTTATTGACTTTAAAAGGTTATGCTTTAGGAACGGAATTTCCTATAGAAGCAAGCTGCGAAATCGATGAAATAAAAGGGGAGCTGAATATTCCAGCAACTATTGATAGAAAAAGAACATTTTTAGAAAAAATAGATATTAAAAATAAAAAGACTCTTGAAGTTGATTTGTCTTCAATAGATAAAAATCTTCGTGGATTTTTAAGACAAACATTTTTAGTTGATGAAAATGGTCTTCCTTGCACAGAAAATTTAGAAGCAAGATGGGAACCTCAAGTTGATAATGTTACTTGGAAAGACAAGGAAAAAAGTGAAATGACTCTATTAGTAAAATCCACAAATCAAAATATCAAATATAATTATCATCTTGGGCTGGAAGAAGGTCATAGTGTTTGTTTAGATGGAATATTAGTTTGTGGTTATCCTGGTAGATCCGGGTATTCCAAATATGAAATGATGATGTTAGGTCATAGAGCGTCACAAGTTAGTTCAGAACACCCTTTTACAATTGATGTAAGAGGGAAGATTAAGCCTGAATTAAGTCCTGCAAGAACTCCATTAGATAAAGGAAGTATTTTCAATCGACCTGTGGGGTGGAAAAATTTACAGAATTTACTCAGTAGAGGTAGTGCCATTATATGGGAGGAAATATTGAGCTATACAGATGAAGGGCTTACTCCTGATACTTTTTGGAAATTGTTACTTATTTATAATGGACATCCTATTTACATAAATTCAAATATTCTCTATGATAAATTAAAATTACCAAGTGCTAATAGTTGGATTAAATTATCACAAATCGTCAATTTCACATTTGACAATAAAATTATTTCTGCAAAGGATAATCAAGGAAGTGTTCATTCAATATGCTTTTCTGATGAAATTGTCAAAATTGGGAAAACTCATATCAATGGAATTGATTTCAATTATTGGTTAACCAACCTTTTAATTTCAATATCAA
It encodes:
- a CDS encoding HD domain-containing protein, giving the protein MSKVLDIESVKDTTLYKELISRSNDDTKAFVTNILTLCDEASDRATMIPKFFSEYTLHDKTHFLRVAELMSYILGETLKSLNDIEIGLLILAAFNHDQGMFINDDEYKSLEENDAYLIFRDNWYIDHANYGEIKRQIESSFISTKEKDRLLKIKSELDTAMLTDYLRESHGQRSHDYILEKYTDDKMLIVSGTNISDYLAKICLSHVKSINWINSKNGFNHDENIGTYQVNTVFLSIILRLADILDFDSDRTPEVLYKSIHFTSPVSISEWQKHRDVKGWEISKDLIRFTMYFEHPVYEKTANSFLDWIDSELNNSHNLIRRFPQKVSKYKIEVAEKVDRERLGPKNNSYLYHDLEFSLSRDEIVKLLMTDKLYQNTSLFIRELLQNSLDALRLRKSIHKADGFEWNAGRIFFKHFIDDNGQQVIECIDNGIGMDEDIVSKFFGKVGRSFYRSPEFERQRAFLKEKGVDFEPCSQFGIGFMSCFMVGDRIQLLTRKDYGQGKENGKPLIVEINGLGGLILIKEGESTQPIGTTVRIFSRNKPLFFDDWSDNIRLLLTLKGYALGTEFPIEASCEIDEIKGELNIPATIDRKRTFLEKIDIKNKKTLEVDLSSIDKNLRGFLRQTFLVDENGLPCTENLEARWEPQVDNVTWKDKEKSEMTLLVKSTNQNIKYNYHLGLEEGHSVCLDGILVCGYPGRSGYSKYEMMMLGHRASQVSSEHPFTIDVRGKIKPELSPARTPLDKGSIFNRPVGWKNLQNLLSRGSAIIWEEILSYTDEGLTPDTFWKLLLIYNGHPIYINSNILYDKLKLPSANSWIKLSQIVNFTFDNKIISAKDNQGSVHSICFSDEIVKIGKTHINGIDFNYWLTNLLISISKLKFRNDKVELVIRDNFLTQEIPANNIISREMSGIRFIPFEGFTTNYITTTKYKNIANWEHPLVKFVINSQYVERKDELQEFANALIFNLCYLIQKLEEDKKPFSTSVGLRSLKYTSILFMNINWANYPDELKPPYKIYVDNDKTVEITEDVFKEWAKQKFK